GGGGCTGGCGACCATGTGCGTGGGGGTGGGGCAGGGGAGCGCGGTGCTGGTGGAGAGGCACTGACACAACGCCAACGGGGGCGTCCCGCAAGGGAATTCGTCAGACGAGCCGCAGCAAGGAGTACTGGTCCATGGCAACCCTGTCCGTAGCCGCCATCCTCGCCGAGAACGCCCGGCGCCGTCCCGGCAAGACCGCGCTGGTCGAGGGCGAGCTGCGGCTGACCTTCGGCGAGGTCTGGCGGCGGGCCCTGGCCCGGGCGGGCGCGCTCACCGGCCTCGGCGTACGGCCGGGCGACCGGGTCGCCCTCATGGCGCCCAACACCGCCGAGTTCCCCGTCGCGTACTTCGCCGTCGCCGCGGCCGGCGGAGTCGTCGTCCCCGTGCATCTGCTGCTGTCGGCCGGTGAGGTCGAGCATGTGCTGAAGGACAGCGGGGCGACGCTGCTGCTCGTGCACCCCGCCCAGGCCGAGACCGGGCGGGCCGCCGCCGAAGCCCTGGGGGTCCAAGTGGTCACCCTGGGCGAGGAGTTCGACAAGCTCGCGGCCCACGCCGAGCCGTTGCCGTCGTACGTCACCCGTACCGCCGACGACCCGGCGGTGATCTTCTACACGAGCGGCACCACCGGCGTCCCGAAGGGCGCGGTCCTCAGCCACTTCAACATCGTGATGAACGCGACCGTCAACGCCTTCGACGCCAACGACATCCGCGCCGACGACATCGCTCTCGGCGCGCTGCCGCTCTTCCACGCCTTCGGCCAGACGGTGTCGCTCAACTCCACCTGGCGGGCGGGCGCCACGCTCGTACTGCTGCCCCGCTTCGACGCGGCCCGCGCCATCGAGCTGATGGTGAAGGAGGGCGTGAACACCTTCCACGGCGTGCCCACCATGTACGTCGCCCTCGCGGCCGCGGCCCCGCAGGCCGCCAGGCTGCCCGACCTGCGCGTGTGCGTCTCGGGCGGGGCCTCGCTTCCGGTGGCCGTACTGGAGCGGTTCGAGGAGGCGTTCGGCGCGACGGTCTACGAGGGCTACGGGCTGTCGGAGACCTCGCCGACCGCCACCGTCAACCAGCCACTGTTCGGCACGAAGCCCGGCACCATCGGTCACCCGTTGTGGGGCGTCGACGTGGAGATCGCCCACGCCGAGGTGGAGGGCCGTGTCGAGCTGCTGCCGCCCGGCGAGCTGGGCGAGGTCGTCATCCGCGGCCACAACGTCTTCTCCGGCTACCTGGGCCGGCCCGAGGCCACCGCCGAGGCTCTCGTCGACGGCTGGTTCCGCACCGGCGACCTCGGCACGAAGGACGACGACGGCTTCCTCCGGATCGTCGACCGCAAGAAGGACGTCATCATCCGCGGCGGCTACAACGTGTACCCGAGGGAGGTCGAGGAGGTCCTGATGCGCCACCCCTCGATCGCCCAGGTCGCGGTCATCGGCCTGCCCGACGAACTGCACGGCGAGGAGGTCTGTGCCGTGGTCGTACCGGCGCCCGGCACCGCCCCCGACGCCACCGCGCTCACCGACTGGTCCAAGGAACACCTGGGCCGGCACAAGTACCCGCGGCGCGTGGAGTTCACGGACGCGCTGCCGCTGGGCCCCAGCATGAAAGTACTGAAGCGGGAACTCCGGGCGAAGTACGTGCGGAAGCAGGCGGACCCGGCATAGCGGGCGGCAGGGGTCACCTGGCGAGACGGTCCTTACGCCGGAGGGTTGTCAGGACATAGCATCGGTCCCCGCATGAACACGATGACGCTCTGGCACATATCCGGCTGGGAGTTCGCCGCGCTCGCCTTCGCGGCCCTGCTCGTCGGCTTCTCCAAGACCGCGGTGAGCGGGGCCAACACGGTGAGCCTCGCGATCTTCGCGGCCGTCCTCCCGGCCCGCGCCTCCACCGGCGTGCTGCTGCCCGTCCTGATCGCCGGCGACGTGCTCGCCGTCCTCACCTACCGGCGGCACGCCCACTGGCCCACTCTGTGGCGGCTGTTCCCAGCTGTCGCGGCGGGGGTCGTGGTGGGCACGCTCTTCCTGATGTGGGCCGACGACGCGGTCGTACGGACCTCGATCGGCGCGATCCTGCTGCTGATGGCCGGGGTCACGGTGTGGCGGCGGCGCAGAGCCGGCACCGAGGAGGCGCCGGACTCGGTCACCACCCGGGCGGGCCGCGCCAAGGCCCGCTCGTACGGCGTGCTCGGCGGGTTCACCACGATGGTCGCCAACGCGGGCGGCCCGGTGATGTCGATGTATCTCCTCTCCGCCGGCTTCCGGAAGCTGGGCTTCCTCGGCACCTCCGCCTTCTTCTTCCTGATCGTGAACCTGTCCAAGGTGCCGTTCAGTGCGGGCCTCGGCCTGATCGACGGACGCTCGCTGCTCCTCGACGCCGCGCTCGCGGTGTTCGTCGTGCCCGGTGCGCTGTTCGGCAGATGGGCCGTCCACAGGATCAACCAGCGGCTCTTCGAACAACTCGTGATCGCGGCGACGATCGTGGGCGGAGCGCAACTGCTGCTGCGCTAGCCCGAGGGTGACGACAGCCCCAGCAGTGCCGGGAGGTCCGCGAAGGAGTCCAGCACGTGGTCGGGGGTGCCGCTCGCCCCGGCCAGCGTCTCCTGCTGAAACTTCCCGGTCCGCACCAGCACCCCGGTCAGCCCGGCCCGTTGCGCCGCCAGCACATCCGACTCCACGTCGTCGCCCACCATCAGCGCCTGCTCCGCGCCCACGTCCAGCCGGGCCAGCGCCGCCGCGAAGAACGCCCGGGACGGCTTGCCCGTGACCTCGGCCTCGACCCGCGCCGCCTGCTCCAGCCCGAGCAGAAAGGCACCCGCGTCCAGCCGCAGCCCGGCGTCGGTGCGCCAGTACAGATTGCGGTGCATGGCGATCAGCCGCGCGCCCCGCTGGAGCCAGCCGAACGCCCGGTCGAGCGCCGCGTAGTCGAACTCCGGCCCGGCGCCCCCGAACACGACCACCTCGGGATCGTCCTCGACCAGGGTGACCCCGCCGAGATCCGCCGCGATGTCCCCGCTGTTGAGCAGCGCGCAACGGGCGCCCGGGAAGTGCCCGGCCAGATGGGCGGCCGTGGCGGAGGGCGCGGTGAGGACGTCCTCGGCGTCCACGTCGAAACCTGCGGCGCCCAGCGTCTCGGCGATCGACGCCCGGGTCCGGGACGTCGTGTTGGTCACCAGCACCACGCCGAGCCCGGCCG
The genomic region above belongs to Streptomyces sp. CG1 and contains:
- a CDS encoding sulfite exporter TauE/SafE family protein, whose translation is MNTMTLWHISGWEFAALAFAALLVGFSKTAVSGANTVSLAIFAAVLPARASTGVLLPVLIAGDVLAVLTYRRHAHWPTLWRLFPAVAAGVVVGTLFLMWADDAVVRTSIGAILLLMAGVTVWRRRRAGTEEAPDSVTTRAGRAKARSYGVLGGFTTMVANAGGPVMSMYLLSAGFRKLGFLGTSAFFFLIVNLSKVPFSAGLGLIDGRSLLLDAALAVFVVPGALFGRWAVHRINQRLFEQLVIAATIVGGAQLLLR
- a CDS encoding HAD-IIA family hydrolase, whose protein sequence is MEVSESLRAVLIDIDGVLTVSWKPLPGAVAALGRIRAAGLGVVLVTNTTSRTRASIAETLGAAGFDVDAEDVLTAPSATAAHLAGHFPGARCALLNSGDIAADLGGVTLVEDDPEVVVFGGAGPEFDYAALDRAFGWLQRGARLIAMHRNLYWRTDAGLRLDAGAFLLGLEQAARVEAEVTGKPSRAFFAAALARLDVGAEQALMVGDDVESDVLAAQRAGLTGVLVRTGKFQQETLAGASGTPDHVLDSFADLPALLGLSSPSG
- a CDS encoding long-chain fatty acid--CoA ligase, which produces MATLSVAAILAENARRRPGKTALVEGELRLTFGEVWRRALARAGALTGLGVRPGDRVALMAPNTAEFPVAYFAVAAAGGVVVPVHLLLSAGEVEHVLKDSGATLLLVHPAQAETGRAAAEALGVQVVTLGEEFDKLAAHAEPLPSYVTRTADDPAVIFYTSGTTGVPKGAVLSHFNIVMNATVNAFDANDIRADDIALGALPLFHAFGQTVSLNSTWRAGATLVLLPRFDAARAIELMVKEGVNTFHGVPTMYVALAAAAPQAARLPDLRVCVSGGASLPVAVLERFEEAFGATVYEGYGLSETSPTATVNQPLFGTKPGTIGHPLWGVDVEIAHAEVEGRVELLPPGELGEVVIRGHNVFSGYLGRPEATAEALVDGWFRTGDLGTKDDDGFLRIVDRKKDVIIRGGYNVYPREVEEVLMRHPSIAQVAVIGLPDELHGEEVCAVVVPAPGTAPDATALTDWSKEHLGRHKYPRRVEFTDALPLGPSMKVLKRELRAKYVRKQADPA